The Benincasa hispida cultivar B227 chromosome 9, ASM972705v1, whole genome shotgun sequence genome has a segment encoding these proteins:
- the LOC120087166 gene encoding glutaredoxin-C6-like: protein MQGLRRCSNDLLHLDLSPPPPTTPSPASLSIDVAESAETRIRRLISEHPVIIFSRTSCCMCHVMKKLLATIGVHPTVIELDDDEIDALSSCSSTTVPAATPAVFIGGAFVGGLESLVALHLSGHLVPKLVEVGALWV, encoded by the coding sequence ATGCAAGGCCTAAGACGCTGCTCCAACGACCTCCTCCACCTCGACTTATCTCCGCCGCCCCCCACCACTCCCTCCCCCGCCTCTCTCTCCATCGACGTCGCCGAATCCGCCGAGACCCGAATCCGCCGCCTCATCTCCGAACACCCTGTCATCATCTTCAGCCGTACTTCTTGTTGCATGTGCCACGTCATGAAGAAGCTCCTCGCCACCATCGGCGTCCACCCCACCGTCATCGAATTAGACGACGACGAGATCGACGCTCTCTCTTCTTGTTCCTCCACTACCGTCCCTGCCGCCACTCCCGCCGTCTTCATCGGTGGCGCCTTCGTCGGCGGCCTTGAATCCCTCGTAGCTCTCCACCTCAGCGGTCATCTTGTACCTAAGCTCGTCGAAGTCGGCGCTCTTTGGGTATGA
- the LOC120086345 gene encoding beta-fructofuranosidase, insoluble isoenzyme CWINV1-like: MKKPLIWVIPLCFWLAYNGVDAVSNQPYRTAFHFQPPKNWMNDPNGPMYYKGVYHLFYQYNPYSAIWGNITWAHSISYDLVDWIHLEHALSPTEPYETNGCWSGSATILLDEKPAILYTGANSKNQQFQNLALPKNESDPLLKEWIKSPQNPLISPVDDIEPLNFRDPTTAWLGPDRLWRVIIGGEIGGRGIAILYRSEDFVNWTRSKSPLHISNETGMWECPDFYPVSINGSNGLDTSVQDGLIKHVLKASFNDADHYVLGSYIPGTDTYSVETNFLSNGSDMRYDYGKFYASKSFYDSGKKRRILWGWIKESDSEADDTTKGWSGLQSIPRSILLGESGRQLVQWPIKELEKLRTKQVSFDDVNLKSGSVFEVPGLTAAQADIEISFRLSGLKEAEEMNVSWIDPQLLCKENKAVGKGTIGPFGLLVLASKDLTEHTAVYFRVFRKQYDKYVVLMCSDQSRSSLREGLEKTTYGAFVDVDPLRKTISLRSLIDHSIIESFGGDGKACITARVYPKIAINQEAHLYAFNNGSMDVRVSRLNAWSMKKAQVVSIQKRRKPSIG; the protein is encoded by the exons ATGAAGAAACCCTTAATTTGGGTGATTCCACTTTGCTTTTGGTTGGCTTATAATGGAGTTGATGCAGTCTCAAATCAGCCCTACAGAACGGCTTTTCACTTCCAGCCTCCAAAAAATTGGATGAACG ATCCCAATG GGCCAATGTATTATAAGGGAGTTTATCATCTATTCTATCAGTACAATCCTTACAGTGCAATTTGGGGTAACATTACATGGGCCCATTCAATATCATATGATCTTGTTGATTGGATTCATTTGGAACATGCTTTGTCTCCAACTGAACCTTATGAAACCAATGGTTGTTGGTCTGGTTCTGCTACAATTCTTTTGGATGAAAAACCAGCTATCTTATACACTGGAGCCAACTCTAAAAACCagcaatttcaaaatttagctctGCCTAAGAATGAGTCTGACCCTTTACTGAAAGAGTGGATTAAATCACCTCAAAATCCTCTGATTTCCCCTGTTGATGACATTGAACCTTTGAATTTTAGGGACCCAACTACTGCTTGGCTTGGCCCAGACAGGTTATGGAGGGTCATCATTGGAGGGGAGATTGGTGGTCGTGGAATCGCGATTCTGTATCGTAGTGAGGATTTTGTGAATTGGACTCGGAGTAAGAGTCCGCTTCATATATCGAACGAAACTGGGATGTGGGAGTGCCCCGATTTTTATCCAGTGAGTATCAATGGGAGTAATGGACTTGATACTTCTGTTCAGGATGGGTTAATCAAGCACGTACTCAAGGCAAGTTTTAATGATGCTGATCACTATGTACTGGGGAGTTACATACCAGGAACGGACACATATTCAGTTGAGACCAACTTCTTGAGCAATGGCTCTGATATGCGATACGATTATGGGAAATTCTATGCTTCCAAATCGTTTTATGACAGTGGTAAGAAGAGAAGAATACTGTGGGGATGGATAAAAGAATCAGACAGTGAAGCTGATGATACTACCAAAGGATGGTCTGGCCTTCAG TCAATTCCTAGAAGTATATTACTTGGTGAATCTGGAAGACAATTGGTACAATGGCCAATTAAAGAACTTGAGAAACTACGTACAAAGCAAGTGAGTTTTGATGATGTAAACCTCAAGAGTGGTTCGGTGTTCGAAGTCCCGGGCCTTACAGCCGCACAG GCCGATATCGAAATTTCGTTCCGCTTATCTGGTCTTAAAGAAGCAGAAGAGATGAATGTGAGTTGGATTGATCCACAATTGCTCTGCAAAGAGAATAAAGCTGTGGGGAAAGGCACAATTGGACCATTTGGCTTGCTGGTTTTGGCTTCCAAGGATTTGACAGAACATACTGCAGTCTACTTTCGAGTATTCAGAAAGCAATATGACAAATACGTGGTGCTCATGTGCAGTGATCAAAGCAG GTCTTCTCTGAGGGAAGGGCTTGAAAAAACCACTTATGGAGCATTTGTCGACGTAGACCCTCTTCGTAAAACGATATCCTTAAGAAGCCTG ATAGACCATTCTATCATTGAAAGTTTTGGTGGGGATGGGAAAGCCTGCATCACTGCAAGAGTGTATCCAAAGATAGCCATCAACCAAGAGGCCCATCTTTATGCATTCAACAATGGAAGTATGGATGTAAGAGTTTCAAGACTAAATGCTTGGAGTATGAAGAAAGCCCAAGTTGTTTCCAtccaaaagagaagaaaaccATCCATTGGTTGA